TTTGAAAACGTTAATTGTTATGGTGGGTGATAGAGCGTGAAGATCCAACAACTTACCTGAATAAATCGAATTGCTGGAGCTCTGAGGAGGGTTCTCGAGGTTCGCCGAATGGACATCAACTTCTGTGGGCATGTCACTCGCCCTCGGCGTAGTAGTTGCTTCCTCGCTTGGTGTCTGTAACGATAAAAGACGAAACATTCAAGATTTACATTTACCAGAGTTTCAGTTTCATGAAGCTACTGACTGCAGAACGTTTATTTACCGATTTTTCCTGGACGGTACGTTGTTGCGGTGCCGGGCTGTTGTCCTCGTCGTCGCTCGAGTCGATCAGCGACAAAATCCTCCGGTCTCGATCGTTCAGCTGCGACCGATGATGGATGAAGTCTCGTGACGCAGCGCGCTCCACTTTCTGCTTCACCAACTTTTTTTGCACCGCCCATATCTACAAAAATGTTCAGTAGGTTTATCATCAACGGTTACAGAAGTATATTGCAGCTGGATAAGAACAGATTTGCTGATCGACTTACGGTCCTCGCAAGTTTCAGCGTCTTTCCGCATCGAGGTTTTGGACATTCTATTGAGACTGTCTGCCAGCTTCTCCCACGAAGCGCTTGAATGTTGTCTGTAGCCAGGCGTGTCGCATCTTTCGTTGGCGATATGAGGATTCAACTCGAGGTACCTAATCAGGTAGTTGATCTGGAAAGAAGTTGGGGCCGGCGACTGTGGACTGACTACGCTTCCTTCGATtctaaaaaatttacaaaattgtcattaaaattgtaaatggaGTTAAACACGAGGAAATCTGGTAGAAGCTTTAGAATTTTGCTGATAAAGAACACCTACCGTCGCGGTGATGTCGTTGGCTTCGACAACGACTGCTGCAGCTGGGACTGACTTGAAGAATCCATCGGAGAGATTGCTTGAAGAACTGTTCAGCAAAAACGTTGTGCAACCTGTGATGTTTGGATGAGACTGGCAGCACGACTATTGTTTCCTCTTTTAAATCGTAGGTTTTCAATTGAAATACGGTGGCCACAAACTGATAAGGCATTGTCGATTTTCCCCAATATACCCAGTTGACGAGTACCTACCCATTTTAGGCAGTTGAACGAACGCAATCGATAACAATAGTAataacaatgtttttatttttgtattgacGGTTTTGGGTATCTACGCTTCTTGGGTCTCATCTTGAGAGATTAAACTCATCATTTTCCTCAATTTTTTGGGTAGCTTGATAGATAAGCCGttgtactattttttttttaaatgcgaTCTTCGAGTATGGGGTAGAGCGAGGCTATGCAACTCCGCTCATGACGatttaaatattcttatcTCTAATAATCGGGATCGTAGGCCGCCAATACCCCATGCGGCGACGACCATGCCGGGTGATCCCAATCGTCCTCAAAATGGACGTCGCGACCCAATCGCCCCTCGAAGAGCCACCGAATGCATAAAACATCGAAGTCCCCCTGGTTGTCCCAGGTGGGCAATTTTTCTCTTCGGAACTCGCGGTCCCAATGCTTCTCCTTGTCGGCGATGTACATCCGTTTCTACAAAGAGCAAggaagaagaaagaaagaaaaataattgaacaaattgaatttaaaactggaaaaataaaattctatgcGATGAAAGAACTTACCCGAAAAGCCTTCCCGTAGACACGCATGACACAATCACATACGAAGCTCATGAGTGACGGCGGATAATTAGTGcacttcatttttttttattattattttaaatataataaagaacgTTTATACCGTGCTAGATTTCGAGGCCTTGTGAGCTGGGTGTGTTTTGATCGTTTTGAtcgatattaaatttaaatactgaCGCACATgcgcaaataaatattttccctTTAACTGGAAGCCCATGCGTGCCAATGTGCTATTTAAAAACTGTCATCTCAGGTAATTCGTGtgtgataattaataaaaattgaaccGAATCTCCTGCCGGCAGAGCTGATTGCGCGTACGGCTGTACATTGCTGGAAAACCGCAGCAGGCGCTTGGCCGCTGATGGCGCCTCGAAGCTTTGCTGCCATTGCATCCAAGGCGCTTCACCTCTGTGTGCGAAAATGTTGTTCCGACGTCTCACAGACGTTTCCGTCGCGAGTTATGGCTAGCACGTTCTTATGGCAGAGACTGTATGGAATCGGTAATATACTAGTTGTGTCACGtgttcgtgatattgttaattcctatttgtatttataatgatcatacAATTTATCACTATTATGTCGTTATTATaccgaataaataaaaataaatttttttgttttgacactCTATCTCTCTTGCAAGCGTCCTGCGCCATATGTAAACTGACAATTATTCTTATGACTCAAAACGGGAcgtctatacataatatacctatgcaTGTATGTATGGACCATACAtattactaatattgtaaatctAATATAGATATACCCCAGTGGGAAggttaacaataaaaataaacagaacTTTTTAACcttcttttttttgttattatgtttatttatttatttatgtacaggTACCTTACAGCTAATCTTACACTagatataaacattaacatttCAATACGCCAATTAAAAGGTACACCAATAACAATCATAATACTGTGAGTGAGCAAAGTAAAGATAAGATATTAACAATTACAAaccctatattatatatatgagGGGTACAGAATCAAAGGCAGCTATATCCACCTAggcatttttttcataaagcaGAAAAAacgtcttattttatttttactgtagAAATACGTGTAAAAAAAGccttaaaaaaagtattaggAATGTTGGTACCACTGAACAACACACACCCATAAACCAAtccaaattaaaacttttacgcgataattttaaaatcacttaCGGCCGCTTTCTATATTGAATCTCAATCCCTAATTTGCTGGTCGAGATTGATATTTCAATCCATTTTCTACTTTTAGTATTTCAATAACCGATCGATGGATCGCTAACTcgatcttttttttcaatccaTCTTTGGGAGGGCCGATCGGGTTTTTAGATTGGTATTTGTATGAAAGTGAGAGTATGGTGTTTTCTTTAACCGATCTCTGATTTTGACAAATCGATTTTTGAACGTTATAGATCTTTATTTGTGATCCTCCAATTTTGACCGATTGTATTGATAAAAGGCGTGAAAAtggaaatattttcaagtgataGTGATAGTGATCTTGAATTATTAGCTCAGCTGTCGGATTGGGATAGTAGCGACAGCGAACAAGAGAGAGCTGTGTCCTCAAAAACTTTTCGACGAATAAACTTCATGGCAAGTTTAACTGACGCAGAGTTTACATTCAGATTCAGAATGAACAAAGCCTCAGTAGAATCTGtctttaatgaaataatgcCCTATATCAAAGTGAAATCAAGACGGtaagaaatttatttgtttgctcAAATTGcttcaaaatgtatataaacatAACCTAAAAATTGGATACATAACTAAAGTACCTATCATTTTCAGGAATAATGGTATACCACCATTGCATCAACTTTTATTGGCACTTCGATTTTATGCATTGGGTACAATGCTTAATTCAGTGGCCGACTTTGCTGGAGTATCCTTATCATCAGCTTGTAGAATAGTGGCAGATATATCTGCTGCTATCGCTAGATtgtataacaaatatatttttctgcaTTCTAGAACTacagataaattttataacatagcTCAATTTCCTAGAGTATGTGGTGCTATTGACTGTACACATGTACACATTCAGTCTCCATGTAGGTATACAAGTACTGATttgttatcaataaaaaatttgcaATTTACTTAATTACTATTTGTTTAGAAAGTTGCCATACATTTGctacaacaaataaaataaaatattatgtatttcaggTTCAACAATAGGAGAGGAATATAGAAATAGGAAAGGATACTTTTCAATCAATGTCCAAGCCGTTTGTGATGCAGACCttaaattaatgaatgttGTTGCTCGGTGGCCTGGTTCTGCTCATGATGCTACAATTTTTAATCAGTCAGtattaaaaggtaagtaatattgGGTTTATTGCcct
The Colias croceus chromosome 30, ilColCroc2.1 genome window above contains:
- the LOC123704780 gene encoding putative nuclease HARBI1 — translated: MEIFSSDSDSDLELLAQLSDWDSSDSEQERAVSSKTFRRINFMASLTDAEFTFRFRMNKASVESVFNEIMPYIKVKSRRNNGIPPLHQLLLALRFYALGTMLNSVADFAGVSLSSACRIVADISAAIARLYNKYIFLHSRTTDKFYNIAQFPRVCGAIDCTHVHIQSPCSTIGEEYRNRKGYFSINVQAVCDADLKLMNVVARWPGSAHDATIFNQSVLKAQCEDGILGNRWLLGDSAYPNRPYLLTPLLNPATAQEINYNEAQIKTRNTIERTFGVWKRRFPVISLTMRLSLYNIQTVIIATAVLHNICRNYNIEEVPPEVEMPDDNETTVISENSDSIENDIRNRQGLISNYF